The DNA region CGCTTCTTGCACAAGTTCTCTATATCGCGGCAAGAATTTATCTCGAAGGATAACAGGTGAAACCATGCATGCGGTTTTGTATGCCATATCCTCGTTAATCATAAGATTATCCACGTGCGCGTTGGCAAGATGCTTACGCAGTAACCGCACATTGAAATCAAGCACAAAATCAAGCATCTCATCCACGAGCTCTGGCAAGTCATAGAACGCCATCGAAAGACCTTCGAAGCCCATCCACTGTCGTAGTGTCCAATAGAAGCCTTGTATGGTAAACATCACGGGGCGCTCAGCAGTGTGGGAACGCCGAACAGCCTCATCAAAGCATTGTCCACGGCGCCTAGGGTCCTCAGGATCATAGCGCTCCTTCATCCTCAGAAAATCATCTCTGTTCTCGACAGGAAACTTAAGCCACTTCCGAGTGACAAAGCCACTACCCTGGGCATCCCTACGTTCGGTGCGGAGGGCACCTTCCTCATCATAGTAGGTAACTTGACCATCTTTTTCCTCGACAATTATCAACTCGAACTTTGGGCAATGTGATGTGTTGAGAGGAATGCCTTCGAACCAATCATATCCAAGAAATTCAGCGGTGCTAATGCCCTCGGGATGCCCCTGCTTTATCCACTCGTCCATAGTTCCCTTTCGCGTAGGGAAGGTCCAGATGAATGGTCGGTCGGGCCGCTGAAAATTCATTATAGCGCGATATCGTTCTCTAGGCGTTGTAGAATGAACGCTATCCATAGACATTGCCGCTTAGTTACCTTATTCCAGAAAAGTCAAACGACACAATCAACGTATCCCGACCTTATAATTCTAGATTTAGCCATTTCAATTCGTCCGGCGATAATTGTATATTTAGCCCAACAAGAAGGGTCCTCAGCTCCTCAAGATTTGCTGGCCCAGCTAGGGCAAATGTCGGGAATGGTTGGCAAAGTACATAAGCAAGGGCAATGCTTACCGGCGGAACACCCTTTCTTTCTGCCATTTCCAAAAGCCGCTCGGCACGTAGGATGTTATCCTCGCTATGCCAGCAACGAATCATCTCTGGGTCGGTATGATTCCTGGGATGACCATAGGCGAAGAAACCCCGGGCAAGGCTCGACCATGCCATGAGTGGCATTTGAGTTTTCTCAAACCAAGCGCGGGATTCAGAATCAGACGAGGCAAGGCAGCCAGCCCACGGTGGCTCTATCATTCTAGCAAGGCTAAAGTTGTTGCTCACTGCGGCAATCCCTTTTAGTCCTTTTTGTCGAGCGTACTCATTCGCCGCCTCTATGCGCTCAATTGTCCAATTTGACACGCCGAAGACCTTTATTCGCCCTGCATGCAAATGTTCATTTAAAACGTCAATAAACTCACCAACCGGTATGTCGGGATTGTCACGATGCATCATGTAGATGTCCACATAGTCGGTGCCCAGCCGGTCAAGGCTCTCAAAAAGCTGGCTAGTCAAATCTATAGGGTTGCAGAAAGGTGTATGCGCGCCCTTATCTAGAATGACCACCTGCTCACGGATTCCACGATTTCTAATCCACTGACCGAGAATACGCTCACTATTGCCGCCACCATAAATGTAAGCTGTATCAAAGCAGTTGCCACCCTGGCGGAAAAATTCGTCGAACAGGATTGAGCAGGATGCGAGTGGGGAAACGCCGCCGCCACCAACGGCGCCCATCACGATGCGAGATACCGGCTTCTCAAGCCCAGGAATCGAGCCATACTTCATATTTGCATCCGAGCGAATTGTCAGCGGCCGCCGGTCAATCGTCGGGAAGTTTGCGTCTGGCTTCTCAATATCGTAGACGAGACCCACAGCTTGCCGCCACATGTCCAAGGTTTTCATATTGCCTAAGCTGTCGTCCCACGTCATTGCTGGTGGCGGAGCTTGGCGCTTCTCGATATTCTTAGCCACTATATCAGCCTCATGTGTGTAATTGCTAGCATCATTTGGCACGAGCACTTCTTTGGGCTGCTCGCCATTTCGATTCACGACGATTCGTGCA from Armatimonadota bacterium includes:
- a CDS encoding uroporphyrinogen decarboxylase family protein, yielding MDSVHSTTPRERYRAIMNFQRPDRPFIWTFPTRKGTMDEWIKQGHPEGISTAEFLGYDWFEGIPLNTSHCPKFELIIVEEKDGQVTYYDEEGALRTERRDAQGSGFVTRKWLKFPVENRDDFLRMKERYDPEDPRRRGQCFDEAVRRSHTAERPVMFTIQGFYWTLRQWMGFEGLSMAFYDLPELVDEMLDFVLDFNVRLLRKHLANAHVDNLMINEDMAYKTACMVSPVILRDKFLPRYRELVQEAKSICADKVFVDSDGHISELIPFWIEAGVDGTSPVEIAAEQDIVEYAEKYPQFLFIGGLDKRCLIGERADVEAEVVPKATKLYARLGWIPAVDHAVPPNAKFENFKYMIELLKELW
- a CDS encoding aldo/keto reductase, giving the protein MGKLAWGILSTGRISGVFAKAVAESSTGEILAVGSRTQEAADRFGDEYNVPRRYGSYEALLADPDVQAVYISTPHPMHAEWAVKAAEAKKHILCEKPLTLNYPEAMAVIEAVRRHDVFLMEAFMYRCHPQIAKLVELIRERAIGDVRIIQATFSFHAGFNPESRLFNNALGGGGILDVGCYTTSISRLIAGAAHGKPFEDPFEVKGFAHLGETGVDEWAVGIMRFPGDIIAQISTGVALNQENVVRIFGSEGNILIPAPWFGSKAGEPARIVVNRNGEQPKEVLVPNDASNYTHEADIVAKNIEKRQAPPPAMTWDDSLGNMKTLDMWRQAVGLVYDIEKPDANFPTIDRRPLTIRSDANMKYGSIPGLEKPVSRIVMGAVGGGGVSPLASCSILFDEFFRQGGNCFDTAYIYGGGNSERILGQWIRNRGIREQVVILDKGAHTPFCNPIDLTSQLFESLDRLGTDYVDIYMMHRDNPDIPVGEFIDVLNEHLHAGRIKVFGVSNWTIERIEAANEYARQKGLKGIAAVSNNFSLARMIEPPWAGCLASSDSESRAWFEKTQMPLMAWSSLARGFFAYGHPRNHTDPEMIRCWHSEDNILRAERLLEMAERKGVPPVSIALAYVLCQPFPTFALAGPANLEELRTLLVGLNIQLSPDELKWLNLEL